TCGCTCTCTCAAAGTGCATCTTGGATTTGTCCGGGTCCCCGCCCAACAATTTGGGGCGGCTGCCGTAGAACGCGCCGAAGAAGAGATGGGGTCCACCATAATAGTAGGTTTCGTCGAGCTCCAGGATGCGGTTGAACAAGGCCTCGACCCGGGGCAGCTCGGCGATGGCGTCGGTCGAGTCTTTATTGAAATTGAGATAGTTGCCCCAGGCGAAACCGGCCCAGAAGAGATCCTCGAGGTCGGCCTTGTCGAAAGTCTTCAGGGCCTTTTGGAAATCGTCGAGCGTGCCCTCCTTGGCTTTGGCGTAGGCGCCGTTTCGGGAGAGCAATTGTTGGCCGTAATCCTTGGCCCGGGTGTAGAAGCGCTTGGCCCGGGCTTCGGCCTTGGCATAGGCCGCGGCATCGCTGCCCTTGGCGGCGAGCAGCTCGTTCTCGGTGAAGCCGTAGGCATAGCCGGCGTAGGACTTGGTCAAAAGGAAGAGGACGTCGCGGTCCTTGGGATTCTGGAGGTAGAAGCCCTCCAGCATCTTGAGAAAGCCCAGACTCGA
This sequence is a window from bacterium. Protein-coding genes within it:
- a CDS encoding TRAP transporter TatT component family protein, coding for MKIQKIFALLLFAALPAFGACGIKKVATKASTQIFYDATPSIDREDDVELAEQSSLGFLKMLEGFYLQNPKDRDVLFLLTKSYAGYAYGFTENELLAAKGSDAAAYAKAEARAKRFYTRAKDYGQQLLSRNGAYAKAKEGTLDDFQKALKTFDKADLEDLFWAGFAWGNYLNFNKDSTDAIAELPRVEALFNRILELDETYYYGGPHLFFGAFYGSRPKLLGGDPDKSKMHFERAIQISEGKYLMGPVSEAQYYAVQVQDDGLYNRLLNETLAADAAALPEQRLSNELAKRRAQILLDKKSLFFSQSESGKTPKKKK